GCATAGAATTTCCAGACTTCCGGCTTTTGCGGACAGACCAGCTCCTTGGTGTTGCCGGCGATGGTCCGCACTTTCATGTCTTTCTGGGGGAAGCAGAACAATTCAGGGTAGGCGGCGGCCAGCGCCTGGTTGTGTCCCGGCACGTCTATTTCAGGAAAGACTTCAATGCCGCGCGCCGCGCAGTAGGCCACCAGGTCTTTCAGTTCCTGCTTGGTGTACATCCCTTCGTGGGGCGTGCCGTCTCCAAAGCTTTCCGCCCGCTTGGAGGCAATGCTCTGCAACTTGGGGTAGCCGGGCACGGGCAGCCGCCAGCCCTGGTTGTCTGTCAGGTGCACGTGCAGCTTGTTGAATTTATAGTAGGCCATCAGGTCCACGAATTTCTTCAGGTCCTTCATGGGGATGAAGTGGCGGGCCGGGTCCACCATCAGGCCGCGCCACGGGTAGCGGGGCTTGTCCCTGATGACGCCGCAGGGGATGCCCTCCGGGTGTGCGGCAAGCTGGTCCCGGAGCTGCTGGAGCGTGACGAGTCCGTAAATCCGGCCCTCCCTGCCGCCGGAAGAGAGGTGCGCGCCCTGCGGGGTTACGGTGAGCTGGTAGGCATCCCTGCCCAGGGAGGGGGTGGCCTTGTCGGAAAGGAGCTTGAGCGTCTTGGCCGTTCCCTGGGTGAGGTCGGTCCCGGCGGGTTCCGGGATGATGCTGTATTTGTCCGCAGCCGCCACAGCAAGGGAGGGAGCCAGAAGTACTCCGGCCAATAGGGAAAAGAGCCTTGTCATGGTTTAATATAACGCCATTACGGGTGAAAATCTGTCAAGAAATATCGCCTGTTCCCGTTCATGCCGGGCCGCATTTCCGGTTTTCCGGGAATTACCGATGAAAAGAACGCGGTTTTAACGTCCCGGAATGAATGATTTTTTTCCCGGGCGGCCGCATGGTTTAAAAACCATGAGTAAAATTAATATCATCAATGGAGCTCTTCTGGCATCCCGGAATGAATTGACCGGGCACAGCGGGAATGCGACGGAGCATATTACACAGGAGGAACGTGAACGATGGAATGCCGGGCCGGGGCGGCCCGTCCGGGGAGCTGGCGGAAGGTAAAGTTCAAGCCGTCGTTGACAAAAGACTGTATGATGCAGGCGTCGTGATCAAACGCATTTCTCCGGAGACTGTGGAAATTCCGGCTGAGGGCGGCAGGGTGGAATTTGCCATTGATACCAACATTCCCTTATCCGGCCGCAGGCTTGTGAGGGAAGGCTCTGATCCCACAGGCGCCTGTATTCCTCCCCATGCCGCTCTCGTTGAAGAAAAACCGGACCGCCTTGTTTTTTACGTGGAGCCCAATCCCTCCATTAAACGGATTGGGCTTAATTTTGAACTCTATGCCTGTGAGCCGGAAGCGGAACAGTACTTCAGCCTGGGCAAAGTCACCTGGCATCAGCACGGGAAGGAGGCCAATGGCTCCATCAACCCGGCTGTGATCAACGTACCTGCGGAAGGCGGAGAGTGTGAGCTGGAGGTCAAGTGTGACCATGAGTGGCATCTATTAACGGGTGCCATGCCGGGATTTACGGTTACTCCCGCCAGCGGGTTGCCGGGTACTACTAAGGTGCATCTTGCCCCCTCCGGGACGGAGGAGGATTCCTTGCTGCGGCTCATCGTAACTGATGGGCAGGATGCCATTTGCGCATTTATTGCGACTATTGCCGGAGTCTGATACAAGCCCTCCAACCGAGCTCCCGCCAGGGGCAGGAGAAGAAAAAATCCCGCCTCCTTGGAGACGGGATTTTTATTAAAATGGTAGCCCTATGAGGACTCGAACCCCAAAATACGGAACCAGAATCCGCTGTGTTACCGATTACACTATAGGGCTATGTAACGGGCACCTTTCCGGTGCGGGCGAATTAAAGCGGAAGCGGCCATTCTTTGCAAGTTTTTTTTCACTCAAATGTGTGGTTGACCGGAAAAAAATAATGCGGAAGGAAAAGGATTCGTGCGCCTTTTCCGCCGGGTCAGTCGGTCAGGGTCTGGAAGTAGGCTTCCACATGTTCCCTGGTGATCTGCTGGTGTTCCGCTTCGCCGTGCCTGCCCTGCGCCTGATGCCAGGGAGAGTCCGGCGCGGTGTTGATGCGGCCAAGCTGCTGGGCCGTGTATTTGCCGTACACGTTCCAGATGTGTTCCAGGAAGGGGATGACGTCCGTTTCCTCATCCAGGGGAGGCTGGCGGCGGCTGGGATGTTCAATGGCGGAGCAGGGCGGCTGGTCCTTGTATTCGTGATAAATGGAGGGGAGCACGGGGCCTGATGCCCATGCCTCCGCCCTTTCATTGATCAGGAAGCCGCCGTTCCGGTGCAGGTGCCACCAGTCCGCCAGAATCACCAGGTGGTTCAGTTTGACGGGCGTGAGCGGGCGCCCTTTTGCATTTGACTGCTGAATGAACCAGTTGCAGAGTTTTTGAGTGGTAGTGTGGTTTGCCATATTGAAATGGGTTGCCTTTAATTATAAAGGGGCGGGGGTATTTCACAATACTAAACGGATTTCATGTTCCGCGGTATGGAAAAGGGCTGAACCGGAAGGGTGAAAAGACGGGAATTTCAGGTTTGTTGATTTGAAGCAAGGAAAAAGAAGAAATATTCTGTGTCATACAAAAAGAGGAATCTTTCCCAATCTTCTTGTAAATGGAATGTAAAGTTGTTTGTTGAAAACAAAGAGTGTTTTGGAACTCTAACAAAATAAAGAATAATTAAAATTTTTAAGAATGTGCTTCCTTTTTAAATTCCGGGAGGAGCTTTTAAAATACATTTTGAATACCTGTGTTTTTTGTGATTTGAATTATTCAAACCTCAAGCTCGTTCTGCCATGCATCTGCATTATTTATATCATTCCAGCCTGTTGGGGGCGGCTTGCCTCCTCACTCCCGCCTATGGCGGCCTGATGTCTGACTCCTTTGATGTTCAGACCTACCGCGATTTCGCGGAAAACCGGGGCATCTTTGGAATTAATGCCAAGGATATAGCCATCTATGACAAGGAGGGCAATTATGTGGGAACCATCCCCAAAATGATGAATTTTGACGGGTTGGCGGATGCCCATGCCGGGGAAGCCGCCCTGGTGGGCGGTCCCGGTTTCATTGCCACCGTATCACATGATTACAATAACCAGACCATCACGTTCACCAAGCGCTTCGGCGCTACGCAGGGGACGCCATTTTATGACGAATACCGGAGCGTAGTGATCAAGAACGCCTGGGGAAACCAGACGAATTACACGTATGATTACCGCGTGCAGCGTCTGAGCAAGATCGTGACGGAGGCGGAATACGCCCCCTACCTGACGGACCCGGAATACCTGGATAATATGCAGGGGCGCCTGGTGCTGCGGGCCGGCTCCGGAACCCAGGCTATTGCCACGGGCAACGGCAAACAGGACACGGTCAGCGGAGGCTATTCCTATTTGACCGGGGGTACCCTGGTTTTTGAGGGCCAGGCCAGCGTTCCGGGAACGGGAGAACCGGACCCGGAGAATGCCAAGACTTACCCGGCCTACCGTTTCTGGTACAATTTCAAGAAGCCTTCGGAATCCAATCCGTTGCCTATCGGCGTCCTGGCCGGGGACAGCGGAAGCCCCAGCTATGTATTCAATGAAAATTCCGGCAAATGGGAATGGGTGGGGGCTGGCCAATCCCAGGGTGGGAGCGGTTACGGAGAGTTCAGCCAGATGCGTTCCGGCAACCAGTGGGCCAGCGATTACGTGGACAGCTTCAACCGCACCATCAGTGTTGCGGCGAGCGGGGACATGCTCTGGAACGTGACGGATGCCGAAGGCAACGGAACGTTCGTGCAGGGAGACGTGACTACAGATTACATCGGGCTGGCATCCGGAGTGCGGGGGGATACCTCCACGCAGGGAACGCGGGCCACGGACGCGCAGATAGGCGCATGTTCCAACCTGATTTTTGACGGCTCCGGCGGCACGATTGTGCTCCAGGGTTCCGTGGATACGGGAGCGGGTTCTTTAACCTTCAACCGTGATTACGTGCTGAGCGACGGGGGCGATTCTTCCCGGCGTCTGAACACGGCGGGTTTTGTGGTCAACAAGGGAGCTACGGTCACCACGTTGCTGACCGGAACCTCCGGGGACGAGTGGCGGAAGATCGGCGAAGGGGACTTGATCGTAAGCGGCCACGGAAACAACGCGGCGGACATCAACGTGGGGGGAAGTGGCCTGGTGGTTCTGGACCGTGACGGCTATGCCGCGCATAACGTTAAATTGAACGGCGGCGGAGTGATAGTTCGTTTGGCGGGAGAAAACCAGTTGTCCGGGGAGTTCATCTTCGGCCACCGGGGCGGCGTGGTGGATATGTACGGCCATGACTTGACGCTGAACGCCATCACCCACCTGGATTCCGGGGCTTTTTTTGCCAATTACCTTGGCGGTTCCAACGTAACGCTCACCTTTACCGGTTCCGGAGAACAGAAGTTCCTGGGATCCCTGCTGGATGGAGGTTCCCTGAAGAACGGATTGCTGAATGTGGTGTATGTCCCCGGCGCGGGAGAAGGTTCCGTGTGGAACCTGTCCGGAGCCATTCTCAACTCCGGAACCTGGACGGTGCAGGGAGGGGAAGTGAAGGTGGCGGGAGTGCACACCCTGCACGCGGGCGGTTATGTGGATGAGAACGACTGGCAGACGGCCGCCTTCTCCACCGGAACAGTGAAGGTGAACAGCGGGGCCCGGTTTACCACCGGCGGACATTCCCTGGTAGTTTCCGCCGTGCAGGTGGATGACGGGGGCACGTATGGCGTGCTGGCCGGGGGGAACCACAGCGGAGACGTCGTGTTGTCCGGTGCCGCATCCATGCTGCGTGCGGAGGTGGATTCCGGTTCCGCAACGGAGTCCGGCGTGATTTCAGGCTCCGGTTCCCTCGTGAAAACCGGGGAAGGAACCCTGCTTTTGAAAAACGGAAAGAACAGTTTTTCCGGAACTGCCAGGGTAGAAGGCGGGATGGTGCGCGCTTCTTCCGCCGGAGCCTTCGGGCAGGCCGTCTGGACGCTGGATGCCGCCGGAGCCCTCTCTGTGGAAGGCGCCGGTTTTTCCGCTATTGCCGGAAAACTGGACCAGGCGTCCTCCGGCACGTTCGTTCTGCTGGAAGACCAGGCGTCAATTTCCGGGCTGAACGGGTTCAGGAACTTGTCCATCGGCGCGCTGGGAGAGGTGAATTTGGGAACGCACGGAACCACGGAACTTTTATCCGGCTGGACCGCGGACGGCGGCTGGGCCCTGGGGGGCGGGGGCGGAACGCTGACGGTGAATTTGAAACTCAGCGGTTCCGGCACCTTGTCCGTCGGCAACGGTTCCAATGCGGGTACCGTAGTGCTTGCCAACGCGCATAACAGTGATTCGGAAGAGGGAGCCGCCTTCTCCGGCGCCATTGAGCTGAATGGGGGAGTCAACCTCATTTATACGGACGTGCGCTCCCTCGGCCTGGAAAACAAGAATGTGCTTGTCAAATACGGAGCCTCGTTTGCCCTTGGTGTGGAAGAGGATGCAGCCCTGGCGCACGTGTCCAGCGCTTCCGGCGGCGTGCTGCTGCTGTCCGGCGACCGTACGGCGGATTTGGATATGGCGGGCATGGGGCTGAATTCCGCTTATATCGGCGCCGACGGGCAGGCTGTCCTGTCCGGCTCCGTAACGGCCGGAACGCAGGGATACCTGTTCGGCGGTGGCGGAACGCTGACCGTGGCCTCTTCCCTGGGCGGGGCTCATGCCCTGACGGTGGATACGCAGGGAATGGGAACGTCCGGCGGCGTCATCCTGGCCGCGGACAATACTTATTCAGGTGAAACGCGCATCCTGTCCGGAGTTTCCCTGACGGTTGGCAATGGAGGAACGTCCGGCACCCTGGGAACGGGAGCCGTTGCCAATGAAGGCGCGCTGGCGTTCAACAGGACGGACAAAGTGACGGCGGGGAATGCTATTTCCGGAACGGGGACGCTGATTCAGAAAGGCTCCGGGGAACTGGTGCTGACGGGCAATAATTCCTATACAGGAACTACTACGATTGCCGCGGGAACGCTCACCGTTGGGGACGGCGGCACCAGCGGTTCCCTGGGAACCGGGGCTGTGGTCAACAACGGCGTCCTTGCCTTCAACCGCTCTGACGCCGTGGCCTTTAATGCGGCCATGTCCGGAACAGGTTCCCTGGTGAAGAACGGCTCCGGCACGCTCACCATCCAGAAGATGCTTTCCTATACGGGAGGAACCACCGTGAATGAAGGCACGCTTGTGCTGGGCTACGGCGGAGCCAACGGAATGATCCGCGGTGACCTTGCCATCCGGGAGGGCGCTCAGGTGACGCTGAAAGGCGGCGACAGCTTCGGTTACTCCGGGGGGAACGCCTCCGTGAAGAACGTGAACATCACTGGAGGTACCCTGTATTTTGGGGACAATGGCAACCAGACATTCCAGAATACGGTGTTCAACCTGACGGGCGCTGTAGTGGATGGCGTCACGGGAGGCCGCATGGATATCTGGACGAAGGCTGTGGTTAACGTGAAAGCCGCGAACAAGGCCTCGGAAATCAGACACGTCAACGTGCAGTTGCGGGACGCCAACCCGACGGTGTTCATGGTGGAACGCGGCACCGGGGCAACGGACCTGAACGTATCCTCCAACATTGTCAACTCCTCCGGGGTGAAGGGGTCCTTCATCAAGAAAGGGGCTGGAATCATGGTGCTTTCCGGCAGAAATACCTATTCCGGAGGGACCACGGTCAACTGGGGGACGCTGGTAGCGGCCTCCAACCAGGCTCTGGGAACCGGCGCGGCGGCCGTCAACTCCGGCGCGCGCCTGGCGCTTGGGGGCCTGGGAACGGACCTGGCTTCCGTTTCTCTTGGAAATGATATTCTGGTGAAGAGCGGCGGCATTCTTTCCGGTTCCGCCACCCTGTCCGGGAACACTACCCTGAATGCCGGGTCCATACTGGAGTTCACCTTGTCCATGGGCGGTTCCGCGGGTAATGAACTGGCGTACAACAGCCTGATGCTCCAGTCCGGAGTCTTCCAGATTGACGCGGGGGCCAAGCTGAAGCTGGCGGCGGTGTCCCTGGATTATTCCACGGACTTCTGGGGGACCTCCCATATCCTGAACCTGATAGAAGGCGGCGCAAACGCCAGCCTGGCGGGAACGTTCACGCTGGACCTGTCCGGCGCCGGGAATTACGGCTCCTATGGTTCATGGACCCTCCAGAGCGATGAGGATTCCAAGACCGTGAACATGGTCTGGACGCCCAATGCCGAGGCTGCGGTGGCTCATACGGAAACCGCCGCACTACTGGCGGCCCCGTCTCCTGCGCCG
This DNA window, taken from Akkermansia muciniphila, encodes the following:
- a CDS encoding S6 family peptidase; amino-acid sequence: MHLHYLYHSSLLGAACLLTPAYGGLMSDSFDVQTYRDFAENRGIFGINAKDIAIYDKEGNYVGTIPKMMNFDGLADAHAGEAALVGGPGFIATVSHDYNNQTITFTKRFGATQGTPFYDEYRSVVIKNAWGNQTNYTYDYRVQRLSKIVTEAEYAPYLTDPEYLDNMQGRLVLRAGSGTQAIATGNGKQDTVSGGYSYLTGGTLVFEGQASVPGTGEPDPENAKTYPAYRFWYNFKKPSESNPLPIGVLAGDSGSPSYVFNENSGKWEWVGAGQSQGGSGYGEFSQMRSGNQWASDYVDSFNRTISVAASGDMLWNVTDAEGNGTFVQGDVTTDYIGLASGVRGDTSTQGTRATDAQIGACSNLIFDGSGGTIVLQGSVDTGAGSLTFNRDYVLSDGGDSSRRLNTAGFVVNKGATVTTLLTGTSGDEWRKIGEGDLIVSGHGNNAADINVGGSGLVVLDRDGYAAHNVKLNGGGVIVRLAGENQLSGEFIFGHRGGVVDMYGHDLTLNAITHLDSGAFFANYLGGSNVTLTFTGSGEQKFLGSLLDGGSLKNGLLNVVYVPGAGEGSVWNLSGAILNSGTWTVQGGEVKVAGVHTLHAGGYVDENDWQTAAFSTGTVKVNSGARFTTGGHSLVVSAVQVDDGGTYGVLAGGNHSGDVVLSGAASMLRAEVDSGSATESGVISGSGSLVKTGEGTLLLKNGKNSFSGTARVEGGMVRASSAGAFGQAVWTLDAAGALSVEGAGFSAIAGKLDQASSGTFVLLEDQASISGLNGFRNLSIGALGEVNLGTHGTTELLSGWTADGGWALGGGGGTLTVNLKLSGSGTLSVGNGSNAGTVVLANAHNSDSEEGAAFSGAIELNGGVNLIYTDVRSLGLENKNVLVKYGASFALGVEEDAALAHVSSASGGVLLLSGDRTADLDMAGMGLNSAYIGADGQAVLSGSVTAGTQGYLFGGGGTLTVASSLGGAHALTVDTQGMGTSGGVILAADNTYSGETRILSGVSLTVGNGGTSGTLGTGAVANEGALAFNRTDKVTAGNAISGTGTLIQKGSGELVLTGNNSYTGTTTIAAGTLTVGDGGTSGSLGTGAVVNNGVLAFNRSDAVAFNAAMSGTGSLVKNGSGTLTIQKMLSYTGGTTVNEGTLVLGYGGANGMIRGDLAIREGAQVTLKGGDSFGYSGGNASVKNVNITGGTLYFGDNGNQTFQNTVFNLTGAVVDGVTGGRMDIWTKAVVNVKAANKASEIRHVNVQLRDANPTVFMVERGTGATDLNVSSNIVNSSGVKGSFIKKGAGIMVLSGRNTYSGGTTVNWGTLVAASNQALGTGAAAVNSGARLALGGLGTDLASVSLGNDILVKSGGILSGSATLSGNTTLNAGSILEFTLSMGGSAGNELAYNSLMLQSGVFQIDAGAKLKLAAVSLDYSTDFWGTSHILNLIEGGANASLAGTFTLDLSGAGNYGSYGSWTLQSDEDSKTVNMVWTPNAEAAVAHTETAALLAAPSPAPVPEPSSALLVLAGLGTCIFRRRVRRA
- a CDS encoding beta-N-acetylhexosaminidase produces the protein MTRLFSLLAGVLLAPSLAVAAADKYSIIPEPAGTDLTQGTAKTLKLLSDKATPSLGRDAYQLTVTPQGAHLSSGGREGRIYGLVTLQQLRDQLAAHPEGIPCGVIRDKPRYPWRGLMVDPARHFIPMKDLKKFVDLMAYYKFNKLHVHLTDNQGWRLPVPGYPKLQSIASKRAESFGDGTPHEGMYTKQELKDLVAYCAARGIEVFPEIDVPGHNQALAAAYPELFCFPQKDMKVRTIAGNTKELVCPQKPEVWKFYAAVFKEVKDIFPSNTVHLGGDEAPTELWKKCPLCREARAKAGLKDEQEQMKAFFAKMTSLLAKNGQTPQFWYEGNAGIYHPGETVYAWRADQARSAVEKTKQAGLKLVMASNEYCYLDFPQLQGQYNWGWMRTTTLEKSYELDPAFGKTGREADHIQGVHGAIWGEHLPSLNHILYRTYPRAMALAEAGWSPMEARSWGNFQRKVKDHGVFVLKRFNYDLERTKENEPSFPWENKK
- a CDS encoding type II toxin-antitoxin system antitoxin SocA domain-containing protein, producing MANHTTTQKLCNWFIQQSNAKGRPLTPVKLNHLVILADWWHLHRNGGFLINERAEAWASGPVLPSIYHEYKDQPPCSAIEHPSRRQPPLDEETDVIPFLEHIWNVYGKYTAQQLGRINTAPDSPWHQAQGRHGEAEHQQITREHVEAYFQTLTD